Proteins from a single region of Apium graveolens cultivar Ventura chromosome 7, ASM990537v1, whole genome shotgun sequence:
- the LOC141671915 gene encoding protein STRUBBELIG-RECEPTOR FAMILY 3-like, with translation MGQFNWMQVFVGLMATFVICQSFTDPRDVAAINNLYGALGTPPLIGWVQAGGDPCTEGWQGVQCVNANITAIALNGANLGGVLGESLGVFASIIQIDLGNNHIGGIIPSNLPTTTRILSLSGNQFTGTIPETFSTLGQLTDMSLSNNHLTGVIPDTFQQLTGLINLDLSGNNLEGQLPPSLGNLLSLTTFHLQDNRLIGTLDVLQDLPLIDLDIENNLFSGPIPPKLLTIPNFRRAGNPFNTTVLSSPPASPPSAPPIGSPPSEQVPRIRPNEPSNPDNSSSSKGENFLSKKIVWIVVAGLVIVIVVALGLCFCMSRCCKGSPVTKQVPKRHEMDVHDVPEEKPRHDTSLLKTSRNENAQKDVEPKKEVAAVPRRYEAAAVPRQNEVAGVPRHKEEHEIDMPVSDEYILPPPPLPPLNNPFEKVIIRPNVPPVRSKKQSMEKLSSVRTFSIASLQQYTNSFSQDNLLGGGMLGTVYRAELPDGKLLAVKKLDGAASKKQTDEDFLEFVSRVSELQHVNIVQLVGFCCEHGQRLLVYEYCGNGTVYEALHIDDEIHKNLSWNARVRLALQSARALEYLHEICQPPIVHQNFTSANVLLDDGFAVCVSDCGLAPLISSSYVTQFQGSGYGAPELEMGNYTCQSDVYSFGVVMLELLTGRKAYDRSLPRGEQFLVRWAAPQLHDIDALSRMVDPSLKGTYPSKSLSRLADIISLCVQPEPEFRPPMSEIVEDLQHMVGRARTRDNIGE, from the exons ATGGGTCAGTTTAATTGGATGCAAGTTTTTGTTGGATTGATGGCAACATTTGTAATTTGTCAGAGTTTTACAGATCCTAGAGATG TTGCAGCTATTAATAATTTATATGGTGCTCTGGGTACACCACCTCTTATTGGATGGGTACAAGCTGGTGGAGACCCGTGTACTGAAGGTTGGCAAGGTGTACAATGTGTTAATGCCAACATCACAGCAAT TGCTTTGAATGGAGCAAATTTGGGCGGTGTACTGGGAGAGAGTTTAGGGGTATTTGCTTCCATCATACAAAT AGATTTAGGCAATAACCATATTGGGGGAATCATTCCGTCGAATTTGCCAACTACAACAAGGATCTT GTCTCTTTCAGGTAATCAATTTACTGGAACCATCCCGGAGACCTTTTCCACTTTAGGTCAATTAACAGACAT GTCATTGAGCAACAATCATTTGACGGGAGTTATACCAGATACTTTCCAACAGCTTACAGGGTTAATTAATTT GGATTTGTCTGGCAACAATTTAGAGGGACAACTACCTCCTTCACTTGGGAACTTATTATCACTTACCACATT TCACTTGCAGGACAATCGTCTTATTGGGACCCTTGATGTTTTGCAAGATCTTCCCTTAATAGACTT GGACATTGAGAACAATTTGTTCTCAGGACCCATACCTCCAAAGTTGCTGACTATTCCCAATTTTAG AAGAGCAGGAAATCCATTCAACACTACTGTTCTTTCATCACCACCAGCATCGCCTCCTTCAGCACCACCAATTGGCTCTCCACCTTCTGAGCAAGTCCCTAGAATACGACCGAACGAGCCTTCTAATCCAGATAACTCAAGTTCTTCGAAAGGGGAAAACTTTCTGTCAAAAAAAATTGTTTGGATTGTTGTAGCAGGATTGGTGATAGTTATAGTGGTTGCTTTGGGACTTTGCTTTTGCATGTCAAGGTGCTGCAAAGGAAGCCCAGTAACCAAACAAGTTCCTAAGAGGCATGAAATGGACGTCCATGATGTCCCAGAGGAGAAGCCTAGGCACGACACATCATTGCTGAAAACCAGTCGCAATGAGAATG CCCAAAAAGATGTTGAACCAAAAAAGGAGGTGGCCGCAGTACCTAGGCGATATGAGGCGGCTGCAGTACCTAGGCAAAATGAGGTGGCTGGAGTACCTAGGCATAAAGAGGAGCATGAGATAGATATGCCAGTATCAGATGAATATATTCTACCACCACCACCCCTGCCTCCTCTAAATAATCCTTTTGAGAAGGTGATTATCAGGCCAAATGTTCCCCCAGTGCGATCTAAAAAACAATCTATGGAGAAATTGAGCTCTGTTAGGACATTCTCCATTGCATCTCTTCAACAGTATACAAATAGTTTTTCTCAAGATAATCTTCTCGGAGGTGGAATGCTTGGTacagtttatagagcagagcttCCTGATGGAAAG CTACTGGCTGTAAAGAAACTGGATGGTGCAGCTTCTAAGAAACAGACTGATGAAGATTTTCTCGAGTTTGTCTCTAGAGTCTCGGAACTGCAGCATGTTAACATAGTTCAGCTTGTTGGTTTCTGTTGTGAACATGGACAAAGATTACTTGTTTATGAATATTGTGGCAATGGAACAGTCTATGAAGCACTGCACATAGATGATGAAATTCACAAGAATCTCTCATGGAATGCTAGGGTACGCTTGGCACTTCAATCTGCAAGAGCCCTAGA GTATCTGCACGAGATTTGTCAACCACCCATCGTCCACCAGAATTTTACATCTGCCAATGTTCTTCTTGATGATGGGTTTGCAGTATGTGTCTCAGATTGTGGTTTGGCTCCATTGATATCATCTAGTTACGTAACTCAG TTCCAAGGTTCCGGTTATGGTGCCCCAGAGCTTGAGATGGGAAATTATACATGCCAGAGTGATGTTTACAGCTTTGGAGTTGTTATGTTGGAACTACTTACGGGGAGGAAAGCTTATGACAG GTCGCTCCCTAGAGGGGAGCAATTCCTGGTTAGATGGGCAGCTCCACAGCTGCATGATATTGATGCGTTATCAAGAATGGTTGATCCTTCATTAAAAGGAACTTATCCATCAAAGTCTTTATCTCGTTTGGCTGATATAATATCCCTGTGTGTGCAG CCGGAGCCAGAGTTCAGGCCACCGATGTCCGAAATTGTTGAGGACCTTCAACATATGGTTGGAAGAGCCCGAACAAGGGACAACATTGGAGAATAA